tttttgttttgtttgttaacgatcctttgaattattttccAACCATCCGCATTCCTGAAATTCATTATGTTTCACAAAAATCAATTACGAAATTTTATGACGGTAGTTGAACGTTGCAAAATACCTGTTCATCCTTTATAGTCTGACCATATGAGGATCCGTCCGCTAGTTAAGTCGATGGTGGATTAATAACAGCAATGGTAGCGATTCCAATGACTAGATGAAGTCACGTGATCTCACATCAATCGCCCTTTTCAACAGTTCCAATCCAAACGGGAACGAACTGGACAGAAAAGCGACATGTAGTCAAGttatgtattttaaaaaaccggACAGATGTATGGATGCATCTCTTTCcaagtgaagaaaaaaagaagagaaccaACCCATACAAACGAGACGTACGGTACATATATAAACTATAGTACAAACGCAACTTGATTGCGCGTTTGCTGGATACATTACGGATGCGTCGCACATGTTGGCtcgtcgtttgttttttttcctctttttgctGAAGGGGGAAACGAAGGGAAGTGTATGCGTAAAGACTAAACACACGACCGGAACACCCAGTGCAACTATAGATCCTGTCCGTCCGTGACACTTTTGTTTGCTTAGGTGACAGCCACcgtcttttattttgtgtcctcccattcttttttttattgctacGAATAGTAAGACTTATGTATAAGATAAAAAGATTTAGAGCTATGTTGCACGTCAGTTATTATTAATTGAACAGTCGGCAATTAAGTGGGACGAAACAGATGGCCAAACGATCGGCATTTTCTAAATTGTCTATTAAAGAGTCAGTTGAAAGGTGTCTACGGCTTCGTTCGCCATGGAACGAGACGATCGACACGAAAAGAAGAAGCTGTCAAGATAAGACAAGACAACCTCCACGATACGGTACGTAAGCGCTGAATACGACGTTGACGGTGAAATGGGAAAAGATAAAGTTGGATTTATTCAACAATGTCCTTTAAGCGGACAAAAGTGAAGTTTCTAATGGATTATTTGTACAATGTCGAGTCCAAAAGGCAACGGTGAATACCAAGAGAGACAAATGAATGTCAAGCTTGCTCAATATTATTTCTCAACTAGACTACGACCAGTAATAAAATAACAAGCGATAAAAATCAAAccaataaaatgtttttcaaaaaattgtacgTGTCCTTTGCCACGGGGAAGGATGCACTTTGGTATAGCCAAGTAAAAGGCATGGCTCACTACGGCATCGTAAAAAAGAAGTTTCGAGATGAGATTCGCATTAATTTTTATGTTAACGGTTGAATTCTGAAAATGCCGCGCACATAGAGTTGGgcattatttttgaaactgcaTTTGCACATAACCTTGGGAAGCACACGGACACACGGCCTGTAACCGAGCGATGCCTTAAAGTTGCATCAGTTTAACTAAATTTGTATGCAGATGGGTCCAGCTGGTGAGGCTTTTCATTCGCCACAAAGTCCCATTTTGTCCAACCCTTCTACTAATCCCGCTGTACAATTCGAGTTTTTCAACTTCTTGATTGGTGAGATTTTGCCCCCCCCCCTGGCGGAAGGAATTTATGCCCCGTCTTAGTCCGGAAACAAAAGACGAACTCAAAGGCTTCtcgtctaaaaaaaaaaaaatgttagttaaatttaaaaaaatgctaGGATACGAAAACATTTGCACGCGTTCAAATAATGGCCGTCATCCTCAGCAAACTCGGCGGTTAATTGCGAATCGGTCAAAACAGACACTGCGCTGCGTGCGTGCAAAGATAAATTAATATCGCCGCTGGCCATCACTACACATCCAATTTCTTTCGCGATATAAATCTCGGTTATGTCCAGAGCAATTCGCGGGCCATTCTCCCTCAATTAGGACTTTCATTTTGCCCATCGGACCGCCAATATTAGTTTGCCCGTCGATGACGATCTCTGCCTGCCGATGACATATTTAATAGCAGAAACGAAACGTCCATTTCATGAAATGGACGATGGAACGAAACGAATTGAAAACGTTTTCCTGCAGTGCATTACGACGCACTTAAAGTGATGCGCAGCTATTTCCTACTGTCAAACTTGTGACAGGGATTGGCTCAGAACAAGACTTTGGggaaaatttgaaattcaaacaaGATTTTCGGACAACAAGGAAAACTCAAATGTTGTCTGAAAGTAAATAAGGCGGGAGTTCCCGATCGCCCTGAACTAACGAACATCCTGGATTGATTGTTGGCAACCGATTAAAGTCCGCGTCGAAGAGTTTTTTGAACGACGTCATTTTTAATTAAGTCCTGCGTGTCATCTATGCCAAATGGAAACAACTCCATGTTTCGATTTGCATATTAAACGACTTCGACATTCGATCCGTTGTCTGTCATTTATTTCTTAAGTCATAAACGATTAAGCCTATTGCATCTTTTTTTACTGCCTCACGGAGGTCGCCACCATCGCTTCAACTTATTTAGTTAAACATTGAGCAACATCCTTGTACGTATGCAAACAAAGTCGGTCTTAGATATGCAGATATTGGCTATTTTGTACGGTTGATAATAACACACAGTCTAAATGTTTACGTACGGCCTATAAGATTTTGCGCAGATGGTGAGCGGCATATTCAAGACGTCGGCGAAGAGTGCGGATTGCTAGTACCGCGTTAAGCGATGGCTCACGGTAATCCGCCGCCATATCTTTGCGCATTTAGGCATAAGACTTGGCTTCGACTCAATAAACTCTTCGATGTTATTATTGAATTACAAGTGGCGGAATATATTAGATGACACAGCCGCCCCTACATGTAGAGTACATCAAGCGAAATCCAAACTAAATCACAATGGATTATTAACGTAATTGTTTCTACGGATTTTGTCTCGCACAACGACAATCGAGTGCGATCAGGAAAATGTTGGTGctgcccaaaaaaaaaaggagggcaAAATCAGTAGATATAggggaagaacaaaaaaatacacttgtaacCTTTGCGATAAGATTTCGGGTTTCGTTATTGTGAAATACGTTTACTCTTCGCGTCACGACGAGTGACGGCAGTTGTTGTTTCGAAATTTCTAGTTTACCGTACAACGATCGGCCAAGCAGATTTGCCTTTTGAACAGAGTCAAAGTGTGTTAGCAAACAACTAAGGCATTACCACATCTCccgaatagtttttttttttttccctaatGATAAAACTGGTCGCAAACCTTGAAAtctaataaaaattacaaCGTCAGTCTTAATAATATTAAGCGATAGGGATTTATAGATGAAAACtaagaaagataaaaaacaaaagctgaAAAAAAGATGATCTTTAAACAACGAAAACAATTTCGATGCTGCATGAAATGATGTCGATATTTCACGAGCTTCGTCTAGTAAGGAATGCAGCTTGAATGGATTACGACACTGGCCACCGTCGTTTTCGAGataaagaaataagaaaaaaatggaaaagaatttaaaatgttaacgttttaaaacaaataagtGCGGCGTCAGaaccaaaaatgaaagttCTGCCACGCTCGACGCTGTCTACGGTTATCTTTGTATGAACGCTGAAAATAGCGGCGTGAGAAGCTCACCAGACTCTACCTATCGGATATCGAATGCTAATGTTACGACATGTCGATATACAaggatttttatttgatgcaaGTTGCAATTTTGTTagggtttgttttttaatttttcaaagcCCCGGTTTGCAACAAGAGGAAAAGCACTTCACTTCGTGGGCGCTTTACAAACATCATTTTGAAGGTGACGCATGAATGTCAGAACTATGCTAAAATCGTAACCAATTACGCAAACGTTCTGTTAGGAAAATGATTGACGGCTACGCGTACATTTCTATGGGCACAAACACACGGCAACGAGTAATCGAGGACACAATTAAGTTAAAGGATTGATCGTCAATCAAGGAAAAGGCATCGCTCGGCAACAGCCTCAATTTTTCTAGACTTGTCATAAAAGTATCAGGATCGCAGCATTGCTTCTTCAGAAATCATCTGATTGATTTAACGGGTAATCTGACGTTAGAAAAATCGGCACGGGTACATTGTTCAGTCCCGCAGCTGTTCCGTCAACTAGCTGTCGCATTATCAGTAAGCAGAATTGGATCATACAAATAAAGGCGACTGGAAatttcaagtagaaaaaatcaaaaataaaggaaaatccattgataagaaaaaaaatcaaatgtgaGATGAACGCAAAACGCATACATCGCAATTGTAcgggtttttttaaaacttacgCTTTGAATAATCGCATCTTTCAACTCTTAGgaaataataattttcaaaaatttggaGGACATCGCATCAGATTTGCGTTTGATGCGCACACAACAAATAATTGAAGGGCTGTCATTTGCCCATATTCTTTTCAACAAACGAAAATCTAGCACAGTTTATCGCcgtagaaaatgaaaagagaacaATAAGCTGTTTTATCAACTAGCTTAGCTGAACCACCACGTGTTACAAGGCGTTCTAGTCGTTAGCCGATGCCAATGTGGAGTAGAGCAGGCCCGAACTGATAAGAATACAAAAGTATGGTATATAAAAAGGTCATTTGTCTAAGCGAATGCACTATTCAAAGCCTGTTGCTGAGTATCTGACGTGGCCTCGAACTCCAGCCAAATCAGATTTCTACTGTAAAATCCATTTCGattaattgatttttaaatcaCTAGTGCCATGGGTTTCGTCAGTTGGTTAAAGGGCCTCGAATTATGGGCTAAAATTCTTTTGGGTGTGTTTACGGTTGGCGTTGTCGTTACGGTCATCACAGTACCTATTGTTGTAACGTCGAACAACAAGACAACTACAACGTCAACTACACCGTCAACTACACCGTCAACTACACCGTCAACTACACCGGCAACTACACCGGCAACTACACCGGCAACTACACCGGCAACCACCTCTTCGACAGTCGCCTCCTCGACGACAACAACCGCCTCGACGACAACAACCGCCTCGACGACAACAACCGCCTCGACAGACGCCTCGACAGCACCAACCGACCCCTCGACGGCACCAACCGACCCCTCGACAGCACCAACCGACCCCTCGACAGCACCAACCGACCCCTCGACGGCACCAACCGACCCCTCGACGGCACCAACCGACCCCTCGACAGCACCAACCGACCCTCGACGCCAACAACCGACCCCTCGACGGCACCAACCGACCCCTCGACGCCAACAACCGACTCGACGCCAACAACCGCCTCGACGCCAACAACCGCCTCGACGGCCAACAACCGACCCTCGACGCCAACAACCGACCCTCGACAGCACCAACCGACCCCTCGACGGACCAACCGACCCCTCGACGGCACCAACCGAACCCTCGACGACAACCGAACCGACAACAACCGAATCGACGACAACCGAGTCAACGACAACCGAATCGACAGCACCAACCGAACCTCGACGGCACCAACCGACCCTCGACGGCACCAACCGACCCCTCGACGCACGACAACCGACCCTCGACGGCACCAACCGACCCTTCGACGGCACCAACCGACCTCTCGACGGCACCCGAATCCGACGACAACCGAATCGACGGCACCAACCGACCCCTCGACGGAAATAGCCATTTTTGAACCACTCAAACTGCTAAACAAAGGGTCTTTGTCGAATGAAATCATATGGAAAGCCCTCAAAACTGCCAAAACAAGGGATTAAAACTAGAACAAAATTGAGATGCCTTTTATTTCCAAAAGGTTTTATCACTGTATGGAATTCCGGCGTACATTGCGGTATTTTAAATAGCAATGTGTAGCTCCCAACTGTTATTAATTTCCTAGTTTaacattttaaatgtttaaatgCTCTACAAACGCAAAAATTCGCTGATGCATAAAATTCTTCGATTACAAAGAAGCCCCTAACtatgaaaaatttctttttgtcaccACGCTGTCCATATTCGCCAAAAATACCAATAAATAATGTTTGTTAACTAAGTTCGACGGTCATAATAAAAGTTTCCCAAGTactccacacacacaaaaaaaatatcgacAAACCCGTTCATTGAGAAAAGAATATGAATAAAATCATGCGCATATTCTTCGCGTCCAACGATTATTTAAAATGAGATCACATAAGGGAATTATATTAGAATTAAGCAACAAGCTTATCAAAATGAGAAAACCTTCGAATTCGGAGATCGTTTTTGCATTTAAACGTGGGCAAAACCTTCAAAGCGCACATCCCCTACCAGACTATATTCATAGCCCAGGAATTTTTCGAGATAATCGGCGTACAATACACTCCTCGTGGATTAGAAGTTCGTAGGGGAAAAGATGCAACACAAGGATCCGTGAATCATTCTTTGTAACCGCGAATACAAAAATGATCTCAGGCCAATCTGATGACGTGAAACGTGAAAAGAGGCGCATCAACGTATCTTTGCCCGATATTTACCACTTAGTgcaaaattaacaaaaaaaaaataattaataattaaacAGAAACTTCAAATAATGGAATGTCTATCAATTAGTTACATTTTGCTCTGCGTTCGAGAACGGGTAGAAAATACCTGTTAAAATTGTCGTTCTAAATGCCCGCCAAACGAGAAATCTCGGGAGAAAACGGGGCGTGGTTTGTCCTTCAGTTCAATGcgatcgtttttttcttcttctttttgttaaaggaaaatgaaataatccCCGTGGCCAAAGCCAACTGCTTTTGGAGATTAAAAACGAAGTGAGGCTATGCAATAGCTTCGTTTGTTTTCTGATTCATCGACCGATGACGACAAGCTCGAAAACGATACGACTCGTTCAGACAACTTCAAATAACATTGGCCCATCTGCTGGAAATGCCCCAAAGAGCCATATGGATAAAAAGTCAATCAACAGAAGGTATGACAAAAACAGTCTGCCGATAAGAATGGCACATAAAAGGAGTCATTAGCCTAAAGAGATCCATCATTTCAAAACCTATTTTCCGTTGGG
The DNA window shown above is from Daphnia magna isolate NIES linkage group LG9, ASM2063170v1.1, whole genome shotgun sequence and carries:
- the LOC116930894 gene encoding mucin-2, yielding MGFVSWLKGLELWAKILLGVFTVGVVVTVITVPIVVTSNNKTTTTSTTPSTTPSTTPSTTPATTPATTPATTPATTSSTVASSTTTTASTTTTASTTTTASTDASTAPTDPSTAPTDPSTAPTDPSTAPTDPSTAPTDPSTAPTDPSTAPTDPRRQQPTPRRHQPTPRRQQPTRRQQPPRRQQPPRRPTTDPRRQQPTLDSTNRPLDGPTDPSTAPTEPSTTTEPTTTESTTTESTTTESTAPTEPRRHQPTLDGTNRPLDARQPTLDGTNRPFDGTNRPLDGTRIRRQPNRRSTMGFVKWLKDLELWAKILLGLLVVGVVVTVITVPIVVTNNNKGSSNDTEPATTTTIEPLTDSTTETDSMTSTDSTSDSATSTDSTTDSVTSTDSTTDSVTSTDSTTVSATSTDLTTDPATSSTSLPTTESTTVSVAVSETTSSITTSMPKGKMLDEHFRVANKFNRRGMEMPSDYEEKQFIRSG